A genomic segment from Nicotiana tabacum cultivar K326 chromosome 7, ASM71507v2, whole genome shotgun sequence encodes:
- the LOC107811456 gene encoding putative indole-3-pyruvate monooxygenase YUCCA3: MNQYCNPCSPLMVHALEQEDFFTGRCILVNGPVIIGAGPSGLAVGAGLKQQGVPFVILDRANCIASLWQNKTYDRLKLHLPRQFCELPYFPFPENFPEYPTKYQFISYLESYAKKFEINPRFNESVHTAKYDETCGLWRVKTVSKNGSITEYICRWLVVATGENAEKVVPEFEGLQDFGEHVMHACDYKTGETYEGKNVLVVGCGNSGMEVSLDLCHHNASPSMVVRSSVHVLPREILGKSTFELGVSMMKWLPIEMVDKILLVAARLLLGNIEKYGLKRPCIGPLQLKNTEGKTPVLDIGALQKIRSGDIKIVPGIKKFSQGKVEFVNGEILEIDSVILATGYCSNVPSWLKENEFFSREGFPKSPFPNGWKGKAGLYAVGFTRKGLSGASLDAIKVSQDIGKIWKEEIKQKNQSVAVASHRRSKLPF; this comes from the exons ATGAATCAATATTGTAATCCTTGTTCACCTCTAATGGTTCATGCACTTGAACAAGAAGATTTCTTTACTGGTAGATGCATACTAGTAAATGGTCCTGTTATTATTGGAGCTGGTCCTTCAGGACTAGCGGTTGGCGCTGGTCTTAAACAACAAGGGGTTCCCTTTGTAATCTTGGACCGCGCCAACTGCATTGCTTCCCTATGGCAAAACAAGACGTATGATCGCCTTAAACTTCACCTCCCGCGACAATTCTGTGAATTGCCTTACTTCCCATTTCCAGAAAACTTCCCTGAATATCCTACTAAGTACCAATTCATAAGCTACCTTGAATCTTATGCAAAAAAATTCGAGATCAACCCACGATTTAATGAGTCTGTCCACACTGCTAAGTATGATGAAACTTGTGGCTTGTGGAGGGTGAAGACAGTATCTAAAAATGGTTCAATCACTGAATATATATGCAGGTGGCTTGTGGTGGCTACAGGAGAGAATGCAGAAAAGGTGGTGCCCGAATTCGAAGGATTGCAAGATTTTGGTGAACATGTTATGCATGCTTGTGACTATAAAACAGGGGAAACTTATGAAGGGAAGAATGTGTTAGTTGTTGGCTGTGGCAACTCAGGCATGGAAGTTTCACTTGATCTTTGCCATCATAATGCAAGTCCATCCATGGTTGTCCGAAGCTCG GTTCATGTTTTGCCAAGGGAAATTCTTGGAAAATCGACGTTTGAGTTAGGAGTTTCGATGATGAAATGGCTACCAATTGAGATGGTTGACAAGATATTGCTAGTTGCAGCAAGGTTACTTCTTggaaatatagaaaaatatggTTTAAAAAGGCCATGTATTGGACCTTTACAGCTCAAGAACACAGAAGGGAAGACTCCTGTCTTAGACATAGGTGCATTACAAAAGATTAGATCTGGAGATATAAAGATAGTTCCTGGAATCAAGAAATTTTCTCAAGGAAAAGTAGAATTTGTTAATGGGGAAATTCTTGAAATTGACTCTGTCATCTTGGCAACAGGATATTGCAGCAATGTTCCTTCCTGGTTAAAG GAAAATGAATTTTTTTCAAGGGAGGGATTTCCAAAAAGCCCATTTCCAAATGGATGGAAAGGAAAAGCTGGTCTATATGCAGTTGGATTCACAAGAAAAGGACTCTCTGGTGCATCTTTGGATGCAATTAAAGTATCACAAGATATTGGCAAAATATGGAAAGAAGAAATTAAGCAGAAAAATCAATCTGTTGCTGTTGCAAGTCATAGAAGAAGCAAGTTACCTTTCTAA